TTTAAACcatagtttgaacatgttttgaAGTAGTATATCAGTTAAAATACTACGAGTGCTTTCCAGACTATTTTTTTAGTCATTGAAAAGACAATCTGGCAACTttgtaacaacaacaaaaacacaattcagatttaaataaaacaaacgtATGATACAGTTTGGCTTTGTTTAATGAAAAACAAGTAATAACAAACTTAAGGctgctttaaaacaaaattttgactGCAACTCATCTGGTGAATATCGTGTGTTTGTTAGTCACagaagcagtggcgtcactgggggggtgcggtccgcagcGGGTGACACCCATAAAGGGGGTgacaaaaaattgaatattGGCAAAAACTAGAAATTAAAAGCCTGAATGAAAAAATTGAATATCGCAAAAACtagtagattaaaaaataaataaatctcaaGACATATACTCAAATATGTCTAGGCATATCTACtgtaattatctagatctatatattttattttaggtcttattgtatatatatatatattattttctttggtaaAAATGTCCAAAACATTACGTGATAACAAAGGGGGGACacaaaggcatttttttttgtaaagaacaaacattgtttgtatttgcattGTAGTGATTTTATATCTTAGTATTAATAAGGCGATAGAGACTTTATTACTaaattttaagacaaattaaattattaatgaaTGTGACATCATTTTATCGTCCAAGTAGCAGCAAGATCAATTGAAAAggttctttaaaagaaaacattttaatgccTCTTCAACAACGTAATTCTAGAGTCTCTCCCATTTTTTAGGGCAGTACAAACCAATTTCTAACGTACCATCGTAAtattgacgttttttttttgcgtgaACAGAACAGTCCCGCTACAGGACGCCTTTCTAAAAAAAGGAGGATTATCTGAAGACAACAAGACCATTAAAAACTCGCATGAACTACTGCAGTTTTTCTCAAGCTGTGATTGGGGGGAGGGGCGACGCCATGACCGATGGGGAGAGGGTGAAgcaattcaaattattttacagGGGTATAATTAAAAAGTTGTCTGTTCATTGTAGTTATCAATCAAATTACGAATATTAACCCAGTGAAATGACattatcaatgtttaaaaagttaaaatactgAAAGATAAAGACTTCGTAACTTCTACTAATAAagatcttttaaaatgtttaccaaTTTTGTGTGAGAAGTCTGCAAAAATATCgattaaaaactttttgaagaagaTATTTCAAAACTTCTCCACTGACGTGATTTTTTTGGATTGGTCAGAATGGTCAAAATTTGATAGTCAGGATGGTCAAAGTTCACTAGTCAGAATGGTAATCTCTCAAGTGTTTAACATCGTTATGTTGACGACCTTCGTGTGACAAAAACTTAAAAAGTTCGTGGCAAGGCTTCTTACTGAACATGAAGATCATCTTAAGACATACGTGCGCTATATGTACATTGAACATCCCCCGTATGTATTGGCCAATGCTGCCTCCTTCTTGAATAGACGTACATTTTTTAcgcaactttttttaaaactagtatAGATAGTGTGCACAGATtccaagaaaatatttctttatcggAACGTCCAACGCCGTTATAATTTAACATTGACGTGGGCTCTTCTTACTACGGGAAGAAAAATACGTTGAAGACGACACATGATGAGAACGAAGGAAAAAGATTGAAGAAGATAACGGCGCTTCAACAGACCACCTTGCTGGATGGCTTGGGAACCTGATGGCTCTCTTAGACTATCTCCAAAAAGGACGTTTTGGGTTATACAAAACAATCTAAAATTATGTACATagcactatttctgaaaaaaaaaaaggtttagtaaaggggggggggggacactaGCGGTAAACGcctcgaatgtctctcacacttcaggTACGGCCCTCTTCTTAATTGAATTTTATTTGACCTCCAAACTTCTTTCTTGTAGAAATTGTACATGACAGACTTTAGGAAAATTAGTTTCTAAAGCTCAGAAATGCTGAAAAATGCTTAGTGCTTCGCTCCGGGCTTCGATATGTGATCTTTAAACGCTCCCCGAGACTAATAGATGACTAAGGTAGCGGCAAACTTACATTTTCCCCTTTAGATGGTAGTAAAAGTTTGAATAACACAGCAAAATGTTTTATCGTTTCCGTCTAAAAGTCTAACAAAGGAAACATGTTtaggtgattttaataaatatacaatgtaaaatatgtaaaactATTGAAAAATGTCATAAACAAAAGGATTTTCAAATAGAATAGACTAATTTTACATTTGTGCAAAAAAATCGATGAAAATAGGCAATCAGCTGACTGTATTGGTTTAACAAAATGAATTTCTATTGGGAAAATTGGATAAAGTTGATAGCGggagtaggggggggggggggaatgacaccctgagctaaccGTACCTgttgacaccgaccctagtgacgccactgcacaGCAGAATTCCATTCTTTAAACAATCACTCCTAATCTTTCAAGTTGAAAGGATGCTAGTCATTCAGTGGGGAATcataattttgttgttgttgttttatttttacatttcatcAGAGATGGAATCTGGTGGTGACTCGGCCTCAATCTCAACATTTACCAAATCTTCAGTGTCATTGTTGGGGTCGTAGCCGTCCCAGAACTGATCCACGAACTTGGAGCCAGACATATCTCTGTTCTCCTCATCGTTGGAGCACACCATGTCGAGATCAAAGGATGGAATCTCAGCTTCAGTCCCTACGTTGCCGTGCAACTCCTCAATACCGTTTGTGTCTGAAATGATGTGCGATTGGCTGGTTTCTGCTAGAGAACCAACACTTTCAAATGCCCTCGGACTTTGTGTGTTAATAACGCTTTGCGCCTTTGCTGCCGGAACTGAATCCTCGTAAAGAATATCTTTCGGTGATTTGATATGATTTGACTCTGaaattaaattatgattttctGAATAGCAGATCAACTGAGGCGAAGATCTGGTgctgttttgtgtattttcatgAGACTGATCTTTCGCTATTTGAGAATCTTCGTCAGAAGAAATGTGTCTAGAATCTGAGCCTAGCTTCTCTCGAGAACCCGAGGGAGTATTCTGTCTGTTTTCATCTGCTCTGTCTATCTCAATTTCTTGATTGAGGTACGCCCTGATTCCGTTTCGCATTTGACTCTCGTGACTCGAATCCTCtggagatatatcaattgtagtGCTAGAGTGATTATCACCAGATCTGCATGCACTGCTACACCTGCTTGAGTTACCGCTGCTGTCTACACTGGAAGAAGAATCGGCGGAAATAACGCTGGTCCTGTCTACGACATCGTTATAGGCGGATACTGTACTAGGATTAGTATTCTGGGGTACTTTTGGGTTCAGTGATGTACTGGACGTGATGATCATGGGAACTGGGGAGATCCGATGACGTCGTCTGGGCAAAGTCTTGGAGTAGCGCACCCTGAAAGAGTCTGTTTCCATCTTAGTAGAAGTCGCGCTGTGGGTGCTGCCGTTTATGGTGAACGCTCCCTGTGGCGCTGTGTTTCTCTGAAACTGTTGCCAGTCTGAGTCTGGGAGTCTATCTTTTGGATTGTGGTCGATGTCGTAGTGAATAGTTTTGTCCGAGGATGGGCTGGAGCACTCCGTCCAACGCAGGACCACCGTGGTGTCGTTCCCATGACCACTGACCCTCCAGGAAGTAGGAGGTCTTACTCCCGCTAATGAGTTCAAGCTGGACTCCAGGGCCGGCGGCAAACCGTACACGGGCATCAGAGCTGTAATGGAAAAACAGTACAAAGCATTTAGAGAAAAATACTTGATGAAAACTTTCACAAATCATTAGGCAATTAGATGACCTAAAGGATTAAAGGATTATCCGCAAATAGTTTAAGGCAAACGTTAAGGGAATGGGGTGCGTATAGGGACTGCGCTAACCCCAAACTATGTATGCATATTTTGTGAATAATACCAAAGACCAGGAAATTCTCTTCATGTCCATAGACTGAGGAGTTCTCTTTATGTTCAAGGTCCCACATAACATCCCCCCTAGAGTCATTTTTCCAAGGAGTATTCATGGAGTCTTAATTAgcttaaaaatagttttattaattcattttcTGCAAGTCAGTGTACTGTAGAAAAGAGTTTCTCAAATGTGACTATGGATAGTGTTTGCACAGTCTGGACAGAGACATATTCAGTTCGTCCCTACTCACGCGGTAAGCGACAAATATAAACAGGGGCGGTGTCAcgtccctagtgacacctcattgtttacaaaatgaggacattgtacctatctcaaatcaggtcagcgcaCTCACGCTTCaatgccagaaagacgccgattaaagcttagttcaaggctacagcagggaaacataattaacAATCAAAAGGaaaatgtaaacgggtcaaggatgggtattgaATTGTCACTGTTCTTTATcctaaagaaagatataaaaggcggagtgttagcttgagacgagagagagctagaaagttagacttagaagtcgctagtttttaaagtaaatatttactcattgatcattttcactgaatcctgtatctgttgtatatatctttgtacgtacatttattgtttcaagttcaagttttaaataattaaaactaaagaaaacgtatcagcactttgttacttcattacttgttaaagtgtttgaactgtaatcaaggcacctccgaacccacatatgtcacaagtttatagcATCAAGATCTGTCAGTTAAATAAACGTAATAAACACGTGACAGGCGGAATGGCTATATttgcattcgggcaaatgcccggtgggccggtacacAAGTGGACCtgtagggccaccgaaagggctgcatgaatgccagtaaattgtttcaagatttataatattctcttaaaaGGCAACACTTTGAGCTTTATGATTAAACAAGCCTATTACTAATTTAAAGTATTGTAAATATCCTTCATCCGTATATAGGGCTTCTAGTTGACGTCACTAaacaataaacaagaaaattaagacatttatttcttatagagatcGACGTTAGTGTGAATCCATAAAGGGATCAACAACAATGTTCCAAGTCCTATAGAGGACATGTCCAGTCAcatacaaagtttttttttgtttgatggagTTGGCCCGCTACGATGTCTTTCATAAATCACAACTATTATCTTGAACAGTGTTGAAATGTGTTGATTGgaatcaaaatgcaaaagaatctaaaaagaagaagcagaaaataagtaataataacTATTGCTGGAATGCTGCgcaaaataatattacaaagagagtttatgttatcacaaaaactcagaggcggcccccccatcgaattcaccaatggaccaggaatattcaagccatagtcttgttttgatcgtttgaagtaataaatttttaaaaatcatttgacgttatttttcacataaaagcaaacaggacTATACATCGTCTTTGATAAGACACTTCGAACACTTCTGGAATAAGTTAAGTAACGTTATCTGATCAcctaagaacttttttttttaatttcgggatctttgggcacctctgagtccacccaggtctaatgggataccttacattagttggcggaaaagcggttggtcgttgtgcagacCATAttacaccctcgtaaaccgtaggacacagaaacagacgacctttacatcatctgccctatagaccacaagatctgaaatgggaactttacttactttactacAGGGTAATTGTGTACTATGCTTTTCGCATCAgattcacttcttaatgtgatttactgtttacataataaataaatctgcaccccctAAGCAGTAAGAAGATAAGctatatcttaataatttatagatgtgaatttttttccaattgtttaatatatttaaatctgATCTACGTCTGGCCTCTACTTAGTCTAATTTAGATTGGTATCATTCACCAACTTTATGATGACAACATTTACGAATGAACAGGCTTAACGCCACAAGAAACACTAATGCCAAGACGACAAAGTTATTGACTTAAGTTGAAATACAAAGAGGCTTTACTAGAGCATGAGATTATCTGGACAGCATTTGTTTTACTGAACATAAGGATATTAAAAACAAGTGGAtatgttctgttgtgtatgtgtgtagccAGCTTTAAGATGCAATCAAACTAGGTTTCCAAGTTATTGAGAAAGCAGTaggcgatctataggacagatgatgttaaggtcatctatttttttgccaatggttaacaagcagggtgtcatgtggccagcccaaTGAACAACAGCATTTACTTTGTCAACTAAAGTAGGTACCcgttaaagttgggtggacccaggggagcccttaaaatcccgaaattcaaaatcctagtcttcactgagatgcgcacccaggaccacaggttcggaagccaccgGCCCCCATGACCTTGTGGGATGGACAGTTAATATAATGGAGGATGAAGAGTGgtatttgtaaattgaagttcaaatgtctgagaaaaatGGCAAGGAGTGAAAGTGAATCCTAAACAATATGTTCGTTAATGGGGGATCTTCAGATGTTTTGAATGTGAATGCTAATGTATATGGTAGCAAGAACTTTTCACATTAAGAGATTCCCCATTCCAagtttcaaaatcatctaataaattattcatgTACTAACTactattaaaaaatacacaaTGCTTTTGGTGACAGGTATGATTGCATGTCCATGATGTGGcatacaatttgtgggccggattgtatagaaatgcccgggccggttttgacacccagtccgcccctgaataaAGACCATAAAACTAACCTGACACCTGACATCTCCGGTATATATATACACGTGAGAAAATCAAGAAGATTCATTACCCACCTGTTCAACaaaaagtcccatctatatatgAAGTGGATCACATTTTAGTATAGGTCAGATGCaattcatacagtctcctccGACTGAGTTTAATTCTTGATATTTCATTAGGGAAAAACGGTTAAGTCTAAATACCTTTACTATACTGGtacttgttttatttgataGGAACAACCACGTTCCCCGATATTACATTGTTGCTTTGTTATACATGAGCATTTGGTTATTTTATATCGATgttatatattcatttagtaTTATTAATGCCACTTCCTAGTTATCATTTGTAACCGTGGTTACTTGCCCCttattatatttgatttgttATGTTTTACCCATTCCTGGATCTTGGTGATTAATGTCAACGATAAACTTTTCATGAATCTACATGCTATCTAAACTCAAAGAGCGCATGTGAAATGTACTATTCAATGTGTCCGTTGTATCCATTGTAATGTAATCATTTATATTATGCCTCACACCCTAGTGAACTTATGGTTCCTTGGACAGATATGGTTTTGATTAATCATATCACAGTAACTTGATCCCAAGTATTCCTACACTTTAGTGTACTACGCTCATTCCCCCATTTTACTATAACTGATTACTTATTGACAGAATCACATTCAATGGATAAATCTTgactagtatcatcctacattgtaAGATAATACATTTATTGTGGTTGACTCCcttgtattttgtttatcatTGAGTTATGTATGCTTTGAGATTTCACGCTAATTGTTttaaatgccttattgggatCGATACATAACCTGCATCTgaatgattgcaaggcatatgaGAATCCCTGCTCAATGCTTTTAGGAGATTCCTATTTCCTAATAGTCTACATATCGCCAGCCTGGTTGCTG
This genomic stretch from Biomphalaria glabrata chromosome 4, xgBioGlab47.1, whole genome shotgun sequence harbors:
- the LOC129925632 gene encoding uncharacterized protein LOC129925632, which produces MPVYGLPPALESSLNSLAGVRPPTSWRVSGHGNDTTVVLRWTECSSPSSDKTIHYDIDHNPKDRLPDSDWQQFQRNTAPQGAFTINGSTHSATSTKMETDSFRVRYSKTLPRRRHRISPVPMIITSSTSLNPKVPQNTNPSTVSAYNDVVDRTSVISADSSSSVDSSGNSSRCSSACRSGDNHSSTTIDISPEDSSHESQMRNGIRAYLNQEIEIDRADENRQNTPSGSREKLGSDSRHISSDEDSQIAKDQSHENTQNSTRSSPQLICYSENHNLISESNHIKSPKDILYEDSVPAAKAQSVINTQSPRAFESVGSLAETSQSHIISDTNGIEELHGNVGTEAEIPSFDLDMVCSNDEENRDMSGSKFVDQFWDGYDPNNDTEDLVNVEIEAESPPDSISDEM